TCGCGCAAGATATAGCCGACGCCGCGCACCGTGTGGATCAGGCGCGGCTCGCCTGCGGCCTCCAGCTTCTGCCGCAGGTAGCGCACATATACCTCGATGATATTGCTCTCGCCGCCGAAGTCGTAGCCCCACACCCGATCGTAGATCACCTCGCGGGTGAGCACCTGCTGCGGGTGGCGCATGAACAGATCGAGCAGCTCGTACTCTTTGGCGGTCAGCTCGACACGGCGGCTGTCGATGCGCACATCGTGGGCGGCGGTATCCATCTCGATCGGGCCGTAGCGCAGCACGGCGGGCTGGCTCTCGCGGGTGCGGCGGCGCAGCTGCACGCGGATGCGGGCGATCAGCTCCTCGAAGGCGAAGGGCTTGACCAAGTAGTCGTCGGCCCCGGCCTCAAGGCCGGTAACACGGTCGGCCACATCGGCGCGGGCGGTGAGCATGAGAATGGGCACATCGGATGCGGCGCGCAGGCGGCGGGCGACCTCCAGGCCGTCGATGCCGGGCAGCATCAGGTCGAGCACCACCAGATCCGGCGGGCGCTCGCGGGCGGCGGCGAGGCCCGCCAGGCCGTTGGCTGCGACCTCGACCGTGAAGCCCTCGAAGGCTAGGCCGCGCCGCAGGTAGTTGCTGATCTCAGGCTCGTCCTCTATCACTAATATATGTTCTGGCATGCTGTTTCTTTTTACCTATCAGCGATCTAGAGGTTTATTGTACCAGCGCAATAGGCGGGCTGCAAGACGCGGTGCATCCCTCTTTCGTAGGTGTTAGGCGTAGTCAAATTATATGATCTAGGCCTATTGGCTGCGCCACAGCTAGGATCGGATGTGGTAGGCGAGCACCAGCAGGTTGTGGCGCTGGCCCTGGCGATCCAGCGCGTGCTCGCTCAGCACGCCCTCGACACGGAAGCCAAGCCGCTCGAAGATCGCCTTACCGCCCACCTGGGTCTCCAGCATCTCCACGATCACCTTGTCCACGCCCAGGTCGCGAGCAGCGTCGAAGATCGCGTCGGCCATGGCGGTGCCTAGGCCGCGCCGCCGCCAGTCGGGGCGGGTGAGCAGGCGGATGTCGCCCACGTGCTTCGACCAGCCGGGCAGGCGGCGCACCGCGCTGTAGCCGATGATCTGGCCATCGGCCAGAGCCACGATCTGCCGCCAGTTCTCGGCGAACGATGCGTTGACGAGCCGAGTGATGATCTCGGGGCTATGGTAGTCATCTTCAAAGTAGATCACGTCGTCGGTGGGGAGCGCGGCGCCAAACTGCAGCATGGCATCTCGATCTTGCTCGCCTAGCGCGCGGATGGTCACTTCTGTCCCTTGGCGGAGGATGGTGAGCGGCGGCACAACGGCGTGTGGCTCGGTCATAACGCTGACTCCTATGGTGTGACTTTTTGCACAATCACGATAGTAGACTATTATACCATTATCATATCGCTTTTAAGAATGTTAACACAGCCCATGTCTGCACCGCTCGCTCGCTTTTCCCGCCACTGGCGCGCCATCGGCGGGGCCGCCCGCCTCTACCTCGCGCATATCGCGCTGCTCACAGCTGGGCAAGCGGTCATCGAGCTGTTTTTCAACCTGGCCATCCGCCAGTTTGGCTACAGCCTGGCCGACCTGGGGCAGATCGCCACGGCGGCGGTGGCGGCCTCGGCGGCGCTGAGCCTGCCGCTGTGGTGGCTGGCCAGCCGTATGGGGCTGCGCAGCGCGCTGCTGCTGAACGGCGCGCTGCAGGCCTGCGCCACGGCGGCCTACGCGCTCGCGCCATCGCTGGGCTGGCTGCTGGCGGCATCGGCGCTGTCGGGGGGCAGCGCGGTGCTGCTGCAGGTGAGCGCCGCCCCGCTGATGATGCGCCACTCGGATGCGGCGACCCGCGACACGCTGTTCAGCGCCAACAGCGCGATCGGTATCGGCGTGGCGGGGCTGGCCAGCCTGCTGGCGGGGCCGCTGCCAGGGCTGCTAGGGGCAGGGGCCAGCGGCTACCGCGCGGCGTTCCTGGTCGCGGCGGCGGGCACGCTGGTGGCCTGCGTGCCGCTGCTGCCCTGGTGGCCAGCCTGGCGCGAGGCCGCACCCAGAACCCCTGATCTGCCCAGCGCGGGCGAGGCCGCGCCCAGCGCGCCCGACCAGCCTGGGCCGCTGGCGCTGCTGGTGGCGCTCTGGCGCGATGCGCCCGCCATCCTGGCGCTCGCGATCTCGCCCGCGCTGATCTCGGTGGGCGCGGCGCTGCTGGTGCCCTACTTCAACCTGTTCTTCCGCAGCACCTTTGGCGCGTCGGATGCGGCGCTGGGCCTGATCTTCGCGCTGATGAATGTGGCGACGGGCGCGGCGGTGCTGGCCGGGCCGCTCTTCAGCAGGCGCTACGGCAAGGTGGCCACGATCGTACTAGGCCAGGCGCTCTCGCTGCCGTTCCTGCTGCTCATGGGCTTCGCGCCCAGCCTGGGCGTAGCGGTAGGCGCGGCGATGCTGCGCGGGGGCCTAATCAACATGGCGCAGCCGCTCTACCACGCCTTCGCCATGGAGCGCACGCGCGAGGCGCTGCGACCGACGGTGATCGGCATCATCGGCGGGGCCTCGACGGTGGGCTACCTGTTCGCGCCCAGCGTGAGCACCTGGGTGCAGGCCAGCTACGGCTTCGGGCCGCTGTTTCTAGCCACCGGTGGCTGCTACCTGCTGGCCACGCTGGCCACGGCGGCGCTGTTCCTGCGGCGCGGGCGGGCGGTGGTACAATAGGCCGGTTCGCACAGGGAAAGAAAGCGATCTGTGATCCAACCTATTCGGCAAACTGTTCTGCGCCGCAGCCCGCTTGCTGCCGCGCTCGTCGCAGTGCTCGCGCTGGCCATCGGCCTTGGTATGACCTGGGCGCTGACCGCGCCGCCGTGGAGTATGCGCGCCACCGTGGGCGGCGAGGACTCGGCGCTGCTGGGGGCGGGCTACTATACCAAAGAGGTGACGGGCGAGGGCGTGGCCTTCCGCTGGACTAACGGCCCCGCCGGGTTCCACATCCCCTACCTGCGCTCGCAGTACATCGTCTCGTTTCGCGCCGACACCGGCACCGGCCAGCCCTACACGCTGAAGCTGCTGGATGGCCAGCGCCGCTGGGCCACGTTTGGCATCCAGCCGGGCTTCCGCACCTACCACGTGCTGTGGCCTGCGCCGGTGGCCGAGTTCGCCCCCGCCGGGCTGGGCGCGCACGAGTTCACGCTGCTGGCCGAGGCCCGCCCGCTGCGCGAGGGCGACGACCGGATCTATGGCATGGCAATGAGCCAGATCGGCGCGCGCGACCTAGCGGTTGGGAGCGCGCCCATCGCGCCCATGCTGCTGGTGGGCCTGGCGCTGCTGGCGCTGCTGGCGCTGCTGGTGCCGCTCACGCGCTGGCGGGCAGGCGCGCTGCTGGGCGCGGCGGCGGGGCTGCCGCTGCTGTTCTGGCTGCTGGCCTGGAACCCGCCCACCGCGTCGTACACCTGGCTGCCAGCGGTGTGGCTGCCGGGGGCCACCGCGCTGGCGCTGGTGGGGCTGGCGCTGGCGCGGGCGGCGGGCGGGGCGCGCTGGGCCGCGCTGGCGGCCTGCGCGGCGGTGCTGGCGCTCTTCGCCGCGCTGCTGGTGAGCCTGGGCAGCTTCTGGGCGCTCACCGGCCCCGACTACGGCTGGCACCTGAACCACGGCGGATCGTGGGATCGGGTGTTCCGCGCCCACGGCTTCTACCCGTTTGGCTTCCCACTGCTGCTCTACCTGGGCCAACTGGCGGGCGGGCAGGATGTGCTCTTTGGCCGTGCGGCGGGCGGGCTGGCCACCATCGCCACCATGGCCGCGACCATGGGGCTGGCCTGGCGCATATGCGGGCGGGCCTACGGCTGGCTGGGTGGCGCGCTGCTGCTGGGCGCGCCCATGGTGGTGGCCTATGGCACCCTGGCCAGCACCGACGCGCCGCTGGCGGGCTGGGTGGCCCTGGCGCTGCTGGCGCTCTGCTGGGATGAGCGGCCCACCTGGCGCGGCGCGGCCCTGGGCGGGCTGGCGCTGGGCCTAGGCTACCTGTTCCGCTACCAGGCCATGGTGCTGCTGGCCCCCGCGCTGCTCTGGCTGCTGCTGCAGCCCGCCCCCGAGCAGCTGCCCCAGCGGCTGGCCTGGCTGCGCCGCGCCGGGCGGCTGGCGCTGCCGCTGGTGTGCGGCGCGGCCTTCGTGCTGGCCACCGCGCCCCAGTGGCTGCTCGACATCCGCGACTTCGGGCGGCCCTTCTACACCACGCAGTTCACCAACATCTGGGTGTTCGCGTTCGGCGGCCAGAGCGGCCCGCCCGGCGACACCAGCATGCAGCAGATGCTGAACACGCTCACCTTCGACCCCTCGCTGCTGTGGCGGCACTGGATGGACAACATCCAGCTGGCCGGGCAGCAGACCCTGCACGAGGCGCTGGTGTGGCCGTTTGGCGTGCTAGCCCTGATGGGCGTGGCGCTGGGGCTGCTGGGCCTGCGCGACCGGCGCTACCTGCTGCTGGCGCTGTGGGTGGGCGTCTACACCGCCGCCGTCACACTGACGTATAATAAGGAGCGCTTTTTCCTGCCTGTCATGCCAGCGCTGGTGCTGTTCGCCGTCGCCACGGTGCGCCAGCTGGCCGAGCGGGCGGGCGCACACCGCTGGCAGCGCGTGGCCTACGCCGCCGCCAGCGCGGCGCTCTGGTGCTGGGCTATGCTGCACCTGATGGATGCCCAGCGCGAGCTTATCGTCTACCTGTCATTTTGAAGGAGTCTTTCTGTGAGCAAAATTGGACGCAACGAACCATGCTGGTGTGGCAGCGGCAAGAAATATAAGCACTGCCACCTCGCTATCGACGAGGCAGCCGCAGCCGATCAGCGCAAGCTGAAGCAGGCGGGCGACGCGCTGCTGCCGCGCATCGTCGAGCGCGCCCAGATGCATACCGCCGCCATCCCGGCGGCCTTCACCCAGTACTGGAACGGCAAGTATACCTCCGACCAGATGGCCAACCTAGATGACATCGAGGATCGCGGGGCCGAGCGCTTCCTCACATGGTTCGCCTTCGACCACCCGCTGGAGGATGGCCAGACCCTGGTGGAGCAGCTGGCCAGCGGTGCCGCCGAGGACTTCCCGCTGAGCGAGGACGAGGCCAAGGTGCTGGGCCAGTGGAAGGCCGTGCGGCTCCAGCCCTATGTGATCGACCGGATCATCAAGGGCAAAGAGATCATCGTGCGCGAGCTGCTGGGCGAGACCGAGTACCCGATCGAGGACCACGCCGCCTCGCGCCACGTGGAGGTCGGCGAGGTGCTGATCGTCCACCTGCTGCCGCTGGGCAGCCGCTTCTACATTGGCGGCGCGGCTGCCCACCTGACGCCGGACACCGCCGACAAGCTGCGCGAGTTCGCCGACCTGCACGTGCAGGCCCTGCGCCGCGAGCAGCCCGAGGCGGGCTACGCCGACCTGCTGCGCACCCAGTCGCATGTGCTCAACCACTTCGTGATGGAGCTGCCGGTGGAGGAGCCAGACCCCACAGTGTTCGACCGCATCCTGCTGCAGACCCGCACGGCCCTGGCCCTGGCGGGCGAGTCGGTGGGCCTGGGGCGGCCTAGCGAGAAGCGCGAAGACTAAGCAGCTTCGCCAAACGTCAGCGGGCACAGGTGGCATTCTACCCTAATAAATGCCGCCTGTGCTTTTTTTTGCGCAGCGTTCCACAGCATATTGGGACAAAATGCCACAGCATAATGAGACAGTCCCATCTGCTTTTCACGCCTGCCTCTCCATGCAAGGCATCAGAATGAGAAACGGCCCCAGCATGACAGATAATGAGCAAATGGTGAGCAGAAAGCAATAGACTTGACATGTAAAAATATGGTAAAAATAGCCTCAAGAACCCCGCAGTCGCACTAGCGTTATTCGAGCAAGCGGGGCCGTAGTGGAGAGCAACGCACTATGCCACACATCCTTGTTGCCGACAACGACAGCTCAAGCCTACAGACCAACGCCGGGCTGCTTGAGCAGGCCCGCTACCATGTGACCCGCGCCAGCAGCAGCCGGGAGATCATGCGCGTTGTTGCACAGCAGATGCCCGATCTGGTGCTGATGGAGGCGGTGCTACCCGACCAAGAGGGCTTCGAGGTCTGCCGCCGCATCCGCCGCGTCTCCGACGTGCCGGTGGTATTCCTGAGCAGCCGCGCCCGCGCCGAGGACAAGGTCGAGGGCCTGCGCCTAGGGGCCGACGACTACCTGGCCAAGCCCTGCCAGCCCGCCGAGCTGCTGGCCCGCATCAACGCCGTGCTGCGCCGCGCCGAAAGCTCGCGGCAGCCGCCCAAGACCACGCTGGCCGTGGGCGAGTGGGAGCTAGACCCCATCCGGCAGACGTGCATGATCGACCAGAAGCGCTCGGTCGAGCTGACCCCGCGCGAGGTGCACCTGCTCTCGTTCCTGATGAAGCGCTGCGGCCAGGTCTGCACCAACAACCAGATCGTGCGCCACGTATGGGGCTTCACCGGCCAGCAGGCGCGCAGTATTGTGGCCACCTCGATCTGGCGGCTGCGGGCCAAGCTGGAGAAAGACCCGCAGGAGCCAGCGCACCTGCTCACCATCCGCAACATCGGCTACAAATTCATGGAATAGCCACCGCTCTTGTTCTGTTGTTCCGGCGGGCGCGAGGCCTTTTGTTCCCCTCACGCCCGCTTTTTATGTCTTGCAGCCGCCCAGTACCCCACACAAAAACGCCGCCTAGCCCTTTGCAAAGGGCGGGCGGCGTTTTTGACCAGTGTGAGAAACCTACTCGGGGATGGAGGCCACGCGGTACGCCGCCACCTGCGCCACCAGGGCGTGGGGCAGCCGCCCTTCGACATAGGTGCCCTCGGCCTCGAAGCGCTCGGAGTCGACCAGGCCGCGCTGGTGCCACATGGCCACCAGATCGTTGCGGCGGTAGGGGATGAATGCCGAGAGCGTGTCCATCCGCTGTGCAAGGGTCTGCTCGATCCGCGCCAGCAGATCGGGGATGCCCCAGCCCTTGTAGGATGACACCGCGATATGGTCGTCGGGCAGGCCAAGCTCCTTGGCCAGCTGCGCCACCTCGCGCTCATCCACGCCCTCCAGCAGGTCGACCTTGTTCAACACGGTGAGCACGGGCTTCTCGCCCACGCCCAGCTCGGCCAGGGTGTCCAGCACGGTCTGGGTCTGCTGGGCCGCATTCTGGTGGGTGATGTCGAGCACGTGCAGCAGCAGGTCGGCCTCCTTGATCTCCTCCAGGGTGGCGCGGAAGGCCGCAACCAGCTCGGTGGGCAGCTTCTGGATGAAGCCGACGGTGTCGGTGAGCAGCATCTGCTGGCCACCCGGCAGATCCACCTGGCGCGTGGTGGGGTCGAGCGTGGCAAACAGCCGATCCTCGGCGCGCACGCCCGCGCCCGACACGGCGTTCAGCAGGGTGGATTTACCCGCGTTGGTGTAGCCCACCAGCGCCACGATCGGCGTGCCGCTCTCGCGGCGGCGCGCGCGGTACAGCTCGCGCTGGCGGTGCACATCGGCGATCTGCCGCTCCAGCAGGGCGATGCGGTGGCCGATCATGCGGCGGTCCAGCTCCAGCTGGGTCTCGCCGGGGCCGCGCAGGCCCACCACGCCGCCAGCGCCGCCCGACCCGCCAGCGCCGCCGCCGCCGCCCGCCTGGCGCTCAAGGTGGGTCCAGGCGCGGCGCAGCCGGGGCAGCAGGTACTTGTACTGGGCCAGCTCCACCTGGATGCGGCCCTCGTGGGTGCGGGCGTGCCCGGCGAAGATATCGAGGATGAGGCCGGTGCGGTCGATCACGCGCGCGCCCAGGGCGGCCTCGATATTGCGCGACTGGCTAGGGGTCAGCTCGTCGTCGAAGACCACCACGTCGTAGCGCAGCTCGGCGCGCAGCTCGGCCACCTCCTGGATCTTGCCAGGGCCGACGTAGTGCTTGGGGTAGGGCTGCTTGATGCGCTGGGCGGCGCTGCCCACCACCTCCAGCCCCGCCGTGTCGGACAGCAGCGCCAGCTCCTGCAGCGAGTCCTCGGCGGACCACTGGCTGCGCCCGCCGGTCAGCTCGGTGCCGATCAAAAATGCGCGCTCGCGGGGGGCCTTCGTCTCGTGAAGGCCGCGCACAGCAGGCTGCTGGGAAAGCGTTTGCTCGGAAATAGCCGTTGCTCCTTGCTTTGCCGCATTGGGGTGCGGCATAGTCTCTAAGACAAAAGCGCCCCGACCTGTGGCCGAGGCGCTGCATATCTACTGTTGTCTTCGAATGCGATTATGTCCACCACAGGAAATGTTTTGTTTCCAACATTGTACCATGCGGCCAACACATCCCACAACCGCCAGCGCTTGGGTCTATGCGTTCTCATTCGGCAGAATATTTTACCACCAAGACTCCAAGACCCCAAAAAAAGGATTCAATGACCACGAAGACGCGAAGGAAAAAGGAAGGGAAACCTTCGTGCCTTCGCGTCTTCGTGGTAACAAATCTTTGGTGAATCAAGAGCGCATCGGCCCTGGCTTAGCGCTGGCGGATCTTGCCGCGCTCGCTGTCCTCGCCGAAGCCCAGCGCGGTGTCGACGATATAGAGCGGGCGGCGCTTTACCTCGTCGTAGATGCGGCCAAGGTACTCGCCGATGATGCCCAGGAAGATCAGCTGCACGCCGCCGAAGAACAGCACCGCCACCAGCGTGGATGCCTGGCCGTAGAAGGCCTGGTCGCCCGCGACGCCCGTCCAGTTGAACAGGCGCAGCACCACCACCACGATCAGGAACAGCAGGCACAGCGCGGCCACGAAAAAGCCAAAGTAGGTGGCCAGCTGCAGCGGCAGGTACGAGAAGGTGGTGATACCATCCATGGCGAGGCGCACCATCTTCTTCATGGAGAACTTGGTCTCGCCCGCCTTGCGCGGGTCGCGGTCGTAGCGGATGCCGGTCTGCTTGAAGCCGACCCACACCGAGAGGCCGCGCATAAAGCGGTTGTACTCGCGCATGGAGATCAGGGCGTCCACCACCTTGCGGTCCATCAGGCGGAACTCGCCGGTGTCCACCGGGATCTCCACGCTGGTGATGCGGGTGATCAGGCGGTAGAAGGTGGAGGCGGTGAACTTCTTGAACCAGGTCTCGCCCGCCCGCTCGGCGCGCTGGGCGTAGATCAGGTCGTAGCCCTCGCGCCACTTCTCGATCAGGCGCGGCAGCACATCCGGCGGGTCTTGCAGGTCGGTGTCCATCACGATGATGGCCTGGCCGCTGGTGTAGTCTAGCCCGGCGGTGAGCGCGGCCTGCAGGCCGAAGTTGCGCGAGAAGTTCACGACCTTGACGCGCGGGTCGCGCTCGTGGATCTCGCGGATGATGCCGGGGGAGCGGTCGCGCGAGCCGTCGTTCACCAGGACGATCTCGAATGGCTCGCCGTGCTGCTCAAGCACCTCGGCCACGCGGGCGCAGAACTCGGCGATCAGCGCCTCTTCGTTGAACACTGGGCCGACCACCGAGATGACCGGACGTTCCTGCGCGTCGGCTTTGCGCTTGTCGGGTGTAGTGTATGTGTCGATCATGTTTCTGTGCTTCCTGGCGCGGCTCACATCGGCGCGCTCCTGGCAGCTATTGTACCATAGCCCTAGCCCGCCACCTCGCGCATCTCCAGCCAGTTCGGCCCCGCCTCTACATCCACACGTAGGTTCACATTCTCCAGCTCGACCGCGCCCTCCATCTGGTCGCGCACCAGCGCTATCGCCTGCTCTAGCTCGGCCTCGGGCACCTCCAGGATCAGCTCGTCGTGCACCTGCAGCAGGATGCGGGTGGCCATGCCGCGCTCGCGGATGGCGCTGTCGACCATGATCATGGCGCGCTTCATGATATCGGCGGCGGTGGCCTGGATAGGCGCGTTGATCGCCTCGCGCTCGGCGGCCTGGCGGCGCGGGCCACTCACCTTCAGCTCGGGCATCGAGCGGCGGCGGCCATACAGCGACTGCACGAAGCCGTCGCGGCGGCCCGCATCCAGCGTCATGTCGATATACTGGCGGATGCCGGGGAACTGCTTGAACATCTGGTCGATCAGGGCCTGGGCCTCGCTGCGGCTCGTGCCGATGCGCGGCGCGAGGCCAAACGAGCTGATACCGTAGATGATGCCAAACACCGTGGTCTTGGCCACGCGGCGCTGGTTGCTGGTCACCTCGGCGGCGGGCACGGCAAACAGCTGAGCGGCGGTGGCGGCGTGGATGTCCTGGCCCTCGTTGAAGGCGGCCACCATGTTCTCATCCTGCGTGATCGAGGCCAGCACGCGCAGCTCGATCTGCGAGTAGTCGGCGGCGACGAACTGGCAGCCCGGGGCGGCCACAAAGCCGCGCCGGATCTCGCGGCCCTCATCGCTGCGGGTGGGGATGTTCTGCAGGTTGGGGTCGTTCGACGACAGGCGGCCCGTGGCCGCGCCGAGCTGGCTGTAGGTGGTGTGGATGCGGCCATCCTCGCTATTCACCAGCTCGGGCAGGGCGTCGACGTAGGTCGACTTGAGCTTGGAGAGCTGGCGGTGCTGGAGGATGAGCGTGATGATGTGGTAGCTGGCGTCGTCGGCGTGGCGGTCGCGCAGCGACTCCATGGCCTGGGCGGTCAGCGAGAACTGGCCGGTCTTGGTCTTCTCCAGCCCTGTGGTGTCCAGCCCCAGCTTGCTGAACAGCACATCGGAGAGCTGCGCGCCCGAGTTGATGTTGAAGGGCATATTGCCGTTGTAGGCGTAGATCTCCTGCTCCAGCGCGGCCATGCGCTCGCCCAGGGTCTTGCCCAGGTTGCGCATGTAGTCGGCGTTGATGCCGATGCCAGCGGCCTCCATGCGCACCAGCACGGGGATGAGCGGCATCTCCAGCTGGTCGAAGATCCAGGCCACCTTGGGCAGCGCGTCGAGCTGCGGGCGCAGCGCCTGGAACAGCCGCAGCGTCATGTCGGCGTCGGCGGCGGCGTAGGGCGTGGCGCGGTCGAGCGGCACCTGGGCGAAGGTGATCTGGCTTTTGCCCTTGCCGATCAGCAGATCGATGTCGGTCATCGGCTCGGGCAGGCGCAGCTCGCTGAAGGCCAGCTCCTTCAGGCCCTTGCGCTTGTCGAGCAGCGCGGCGGCCAGCATGGTGTCGAATGTCACGCCTTCGACCGCCACGCCCGCGTGCAGCAGCAGCTCCACGTCGAACTTGGCGTTGTGGGCATACTTGGGCCTGCTGGCGTCGGCGAAGAAGGGCCGCAGCGCGTCGAGCACCACATCCTTGGGCAGCTGCGGCTCGCCGGTGGTGTGGCCCACCGGGATGTAGGCGCTGGCCCCCGGCTGCGTGGCGATCGAGATGCCCACCAGCGCGCTCTCGAACGGGCGCAGGCCATCCGACTCGGTGTCGAAGGCGAAGCCGGGCGCGGCGGCCAGCTCGGCCAGCAGCGCATCCAGCTGGGGCTGGGTGGTGACGGCGTAGTAGCGCCCGAACATGGCGGGCATGGGGCCAGCGGCCAGCGGCGCGGCCACGCCGCCCACGGCCTCGCCGCTATCGAACATGGCCAGCTGCTGCGGGCCGCTGGGCGTGGGGACGGCGGGGGCGGGCGCGTCGAACATGCTGATCTGGCCATCGGCGCGCGGCGCGGGCGCGGCGGGCAGGTCGCGCACCTCGATGCCAGCGGTGCCGCTGGGCGGCAGGCGCTTGATCAGGCTGGTGCCCATCTCTAGCTCCTGGAACAGGCCCAGCACCGCCGCGCGGTCGTAGCTGCCGATCTCGGTGGCGGCCAGATCTAGCTGCACCGGCGCGTCGCACACGATGGTGGCCAGCTTTTTGGAGAACAGCGCGGCATCCAGCTGGCCCGCCAGCGGCTTGCGATAGCGGTTGGGCACCTCGTCCATGCGCTCGTAGATCTGCTCGACGGTGCCGAACTGGTTCAGCAGCGCGATCGCGCCCGCCTCGCCGATGCCCTTGACACCGGGGATGTTGTCGGAGGTGTCGCCCTTGAGGCCGCGCAGGTCGGCCAGCTGCGTCGGGCGCAGGCCCTTGTAGCGCTCGACCACCGCCGCCTCGTCGTAGATGGTGGTGGTCTTGTTGCCGCGCGCGTAGGGGTTGGCCAGCAGCACCCGCACGTGGTCGTTCACCAGCTGCAGGGTGTCGGTGTCGCCGGTGAGGATGAGCGAGCCGACGTCGGCCTGGGCGGCCTGCACCGAGAGCGTGCCGATCACGTCGTCGGCCTCGAAGCCCTCGGCGGTGTAGATCGGGATGTTCAGCGCCTGCACCGCCTGCTTGATGCGGTCGAGCTGGGGGTGGAACTCCTCGGGGGTCTCGGCGCGGCCCGCCTTGTAGGCGTCGTACATATCGTCGCGGAAGGTGCGCCCGATGTCGAAGGAGACCGCCAGATAGCGCGGGCGGTGCTCCTCGACCGCGCCCAGCATGATCGAGAGGAAGCCGTAAACCGCGTAGGTCGGCTCGCCGGTGGATGCGCGCATGCCTGCCTCGCGCAGGGCGTGGAAGGCGCGGAAGGCCAGGGCGTGGCCATCGATCAGCAGCAGGGTCGGGCGCTCGGTCATCCTCGTCTCTCCTTCTTGTGCGACATCGGCTTGATATTATACGCCGATCCGAACATATGAGCAACAATTCTGGCGGGTAGATCCGTTTGGTACCGCCGCCTAAGAACCTAGCGAAAATCCAGCCTTCACCTCCCACAATCAATCATTTAATACGATTCACATCTCATATATCGCTCATTGTGCAAATATCTTAACCTCAAACAAACATAAAAATTAACATATACCTTTCTATTTACTATAAGTCAAATATATGTAAATAAATAAGCTGTTGACAAATTAATTCCGCCCTATATACTCATTTTACACACTAACAAAACAATAATCAGCGCATCAAGCACCCTTAACCGATCTATAACATGCAATACGGCATGTTTAGATATCGTATTCTTTTCCACACAAGGAGTTCGTATGAAGTTCAGTTGGAAATCGCTCGGCATGGCTGTCGGCGGCCTTGCTATCGTTCTCAGCTCAACCATGACCGCAGCCCCCGCCGTTGCCGCGCCAAGCTATACACCACCGGGCACAGGTACCTACGACGCGCAGCCACCCTCGCAGGCAGGATATGTAACCTACAACACTGCTGACCCAAGCAACCCTGGCTGGGGCACGCTGCTCAACGAGCCGCTGGCAGCGTGGAACACGATTGTGTACGCGACAACACCAGGGAATAGCGTTTCGTTCCAGTTCGCTCCAGAGAGCACATCAATCGGGTTCATGTACTCCATGGCGGCAAACCGAGGTTCTTTTCGGGTTGAGCTTGATGGTCAGACGATTGATCAGATCAATGCCTATGCACCCGAAACCCGACGCCAAGTCATCAAGACATGGCCGGTATCAACTCATAACAGCAACCATGTCATCACTATCTATCTCCTTCCTGGCGCGCCCAATGGCATCATCGATTTTGATGCCTTTATCGTCAACCAAGATGCCGCGCCGGGGTTGACCACAATTGATGACTCGGACACATTGATGCGCACCATTGGCACATGGACTCGT
This portion of the Chloroflexia bacterium SDU3-3 genome encodes:
- the polA gene encoding DNA polymerase I, producing the protein MTERPTLLLIDGHALAFRAFHALREAGMRASTGEPTYAVYGFLSIMLGAVEEHRPRYLAVSFDIGRTFRDDMYDAYKAGRAETPEEFHPQLDRIKQAVQALNIPIYTAEGFEADDVIGTLSVQAAQADVGSLILTGDTDTLQLVNDHVRVLLANPYARGNKTTTIYDEAAVVERYKGLRPTQLADLRGLKGDTSDNIPGVKGIGEAGAIALLNQFGTVEQIYERMDEVPNRYRKPLAGQLDAALFSKKLATIVCDAPVQLDLAATEIGSYDRAAVLGLFQELEMGTSLIKRLPPSGTAGIEVRDLPAAPAPRADGQISMFDAPAPAVPTPSGPQQLAMFDSGEAVGGVAAPLAAGPMPAMFGRYYAVTTQPQLDALLAELAAAPGFAFDTESDGLRPFESALVGISIATQPGASAYIPVGHTTGEPQLPKDVVLDALRPFFADASRPKYAHNAKFDVELLLHAGVAVEGVTFDTMLAAALLDKRKGLKELAFSELRLPEPMTDIDLLIGKGKSQITFAQVPLDRATPYAAADADMTLRLFQALRPQLDALPKVAWIFDQLEMPLIPVLVRMEAAGIGINADYMRNLGKTLGERMAALEQEIYAYNGNMPFNINSGAQLSDVLFSKLGLDTTGLEKTKTGQFSLTAQAMESLRDRHADDASYHIITLILQHRQLSKLKSTYVDALPELVNSEDGRIHTTYSQLGAATGRLSSNDPNLQNIPTRSDEGREIRRGFVAAPGCQFVAADYSQIELRVLASITQDENMVAAFNEGQDIHAATAAQLFAVPAAEVTSNQRRVAKTTVFGIIYGISSFGLAPRIGTSRSEAQALIDQMFKQFPGIRQYIDMTLDAGRRDGFVQSLYGRRRSMPELKVSGPRRQAAEREAINAPIQATAADIMKRAMIMVDSAIRERGMATRILLQVHDELILEVPEAELEQAIALVRDQMEGAVELENVNLRVDVEAGPNWLEMREVAG